ATGAAGGGGGATGAATAGTTCAGActatgtgtctcaaatggcatcctattatagtgcactacctttgaccagaaacttttaggctctggtctaaagtactgcactacatagggaataggatgccatttgagatGTACATAAGGCTTGTGCTACTCTTCCAAAGGAAAATATGATGCAAGATTATTCCCCTGGATGTAAAGCTGACTGCTTCAGGCTCTGAGTTGAGGTCTTCTGGGCTTTAGAGCTGAGCGAAGGAGGAGAGGAATCCATATTAATGTAATAAACTTACACCATCCCTGTTTGTTCAGATGGTTTTCCTCGTGTTCAACTGAGAGATCAAAACAGCACATCAATTACAAACTGCCCATAAATGTTACTGATGTGGCTCTCGTCCCATGGCTTGTCAAATAAAGCATGTCTATGGCTCCTCAGGGCCTCCGGACAAACAtgactttgtctgtgtgtgtgtgtgcctatgtgtgtgtgtgtgtgtgtgtgtgtgtgtgtgtgtgtgtgtgtgtgtgtgtgtgtgtgtgtgtgtgtgtgtgtgtgtgtgtgtgtgtgtgtgtgtgtgtgtgtgtgtgtgtgtgtgtgtgtgtgtgtgtgtgtgtgtgtgtgtgtgtgtgtgtgtgtgtgtgtgtgagagagagagacggcggcCAGCAAAGCCAACTGCTCCATCTGAGGCCCAGACCCTCTCAATCTACACGAGAAACACAGAAGttaattgttgttgttggtttTCAAAGGATCACATTTCCTAAATAATATGTTCTTAAATGATAGAATTATAGAAAGGTGAAACAAAGATatgtaaataaaaatgttatcTTTAGGACTaaaataataaatcaaataaaaatgatgGGTCAGAGTTTGAGGACAATGTGGTGAGGGGATTGGACAGtggatatatacagtgcattgattaaattgtttccccccctcatcaatctacacataataccgcataatgtcaaagcaaaaacaggtttttggagaAAAAGAAGAAACAAAAAATTACAAAACAGAGATATCACATTTGCATATAGtcccagtcaaaggtttggacacacctaattcaagggtttttcttaattgttactattttcttccttgtaggataatagtgaagacatcaaaagtatgaaattacacatcatgtagtaaccaaaaaattgttaaacaaatcaaaatatattttatatttgagattcttcaaaatagcctccctttgccttgatgatagctttgcacagtcttggcattctctcaaccagcttcatgaggaatgcttttccaactgtcttgaaggagttcccacatatgctgagcacttgttggctgcttttccttcactctgcggtccaactcatcccaagccaTATCAATTGGGtggaggtcgggtgattgtggaggacaggtcatctgatgcagcactccatcactgttcttggtcaaatagcccttatacaacCTGGAAgtgtgttttaggtcattgtcctgttgaaaaacaaatgataatcccacaaagagcaaaccagatgcaatggagtatcgctgcagaatgctgtggtagccatgctggttaagtgtgccttgaattctaaataaatcacagacagtgtcacaagcaaagcaccccacaccatcacacctcttctaccatgcttcacagtgggaaccacacatgtggagaacATCCATTcaactactctgcgtctcaaagacactgcggttggaaccaaaaatctgaaatttggactcatcagtccAAAGGAAAGATTGCCACCAATccactgctcgtgtttcttgggccaagcaagtctcttcttattattggtgtcctttagtagtgctttctttgcagcaatttgaccatgaaggcctgattcacacagtctcctctgaacagttgatgttgagatgtgtctgttacttgaactctgtgaagcatttatttggcctgcaatttctgaggttgatAACCCATTATTTTTGtttgttaacctttatttaactaggcaagtcagttatgaacaaattcttatttacaatgacggcctaccccagccaaaccctaacccggacgatgctgggccaattgtgtgccgccctatgggactcccaatcagtgccggttgtgatacagcctagaatcgaaccagggtctatagtgatgtctctagcactgagatgcagtggcttagaccgctgtgccactcgggagcccctaatgaacatatcctctgcaccAGAGGTAATTTTGGGTCTTAatttcttgtggcggtcctcaggagagccagttccatcataaagcttgatggtttttgcgactgcactttccggattgactgaccttcatgtcttcaagtaatgatggactgtcgatTCTCtttgctgttcttgccataatatggacttggtcttttaccaaatagggctatcttctgtataccacctctaccttgtcacaacacaactgattggctcaaacacatgaagaaagaaagacattccacaaattaacttttagcaaggcacatctgctatttgaaatgcattcctcatgaagctggttgagagaatgccaagagtgtgcaaagctgtaatcaaggcaaagggtggctactttgaagaatctcaaaaataaaatatttgaatccattttagaataaggccgtaacgtagcaatatgtggaaaaggggaagaggtctgaatactttctgaatgccctgtatttCAAAGACTAACTTACAGAGACCAACATAGACAGACAGCATTCAAATGGGACTCAGTAAAACACATTTGTTGTTAGGAAGCTATCAAATTACAGTACTTTTGTTTTGAGGTCAGTGTCTGCCAGCTGTTGTTTAACTCCGTTACatgttacatttttaaaattcaTTTTTGTACTGTTTGGTTTGTCTAAGCATAAAGTAAAGGAAAATGTCTGTGTTCATGTTTGTTTTGAGGGTAGGGACAGGTTTGGGGAGACAGAGGGCAGGCAAATGTCACTCATAAATCGGTTTTGTTCGGTTTCCTCATCTTTTTCCATAATGGAGCAAACCATATATAATaccttatatacagttgaagtgggaagtttacatacacttaggatggagtcattagaactagtgtttcaaccactccacacatttcttgttaactaactaaagttctggcaagtcggttaggacatctactttgtgaatgacaagtaatttttccaacaattgtttacagacagattatttcactttcacttactgtatcacaattccagtggatcagaagtttacatatactaagttaaCTGTgtatttaaacagcttggaaaataccagaaaattatgtcaacgctttagaagcttccgataggctaattgacatcatttgagtcaattggaggtgtacctgtggatgtatttcaaggcctaccttcaaactcattgcctctttgcttgacatcatgggaaaatcaaaagaaatcagccaagacctcagagaaaaattgtagacctccacaagtctggttcatccttggggacaatttccaaacgcccgaaggtaccacattcattggtacaaacaatagtacgcaagtataaacaccatgggaccacgcagccatcatacggctcaggaaggagacgtgttctgtctcctagagatgaacatcaTTCACCttcaccttgtgaagatgctggaggaaacaggtacaaaagtatctatagccacagtaaaagtcctatatcgacataacctgaaaggcctctcagcaaggaagaagccacttctccaaaaccgccatgaaaaagccagactactgttttaactacacatggggacaaacattgtactttttggagaaatgtcctctggtctgatgaaacaaaaatagaactgtttggccataatgaccatcgtaatTTTTTTTAGGCAAGaggggtaggcttgcaagccaaagtacaccattccaaccgtgaagcacgggagtggcagcatcatgttgtgggggtgttttactgcaggagggaatggtacacttcacaaaatagatggcatcatgagaaaagaaaattatgtggatatattgaagcaacatctcaagacatcagtcaggaagttaaagcttggtcgcaaacgggtcttccaaatggacaatgaccacaagcatacttccaaagttgtagcaaaatggcttaaggaacacaaagtcaaggtattggagaggccatcacaaagctctgacctcaatcctatagaaaatttgtgggcagaactgaaaaagcgtgtgtgagcaagaaggcctacaaacctgactcagttacaccagctctgtcaggaggaatgggccaaaattcactcaggttattgtgggaagcttgtggaaggctacccgaaatgtttgacccaaattaaacaatttaaaggcaatgctaccaaatactaattgagtgtatgtaaacttctgacccactggaaatgtgatgaaagaaataaatgctgaaataaatcattctctcttctattattctgacatttcacattcttaaaataaagtggtgatcctaattgacctaaaacgggatatttttactcggattagatgtcaggaattgtgaaaaactgagtttaaatgtatttggctaaggtgtatgtaaacttccggcttcaactgtatacagtgcctttggaaagtattcagaccccttgactttttcaactttgttacgttacagccttattctaaaatggatttaattgtttttcccccctcatcaatctacacacaatagtgACAAAgaaaatgacaaagaaaaaagtTATTTATATACTTATGCTAATGTATTCCGTTACAGTTaactgtccaaaattgtaatcagtaacgtaacctTTGGATTACCCAAagtcagtaacgtaatctgattacattcagttacttttaaagattactttccccttaagaggcattagaagaagacaaaaatgtatgttaccaattgaactaACTATTGCagaataaatcaatgttaaagtttacatagctggccatatatggatgttgaatttaactttatgggttggttatataggcttcttctaacccaacGCTTTCTACTAAATATAAGAGTACGATTAAATTATATCCTTACATTAATACTTATAATTTATAAATCCCAAAATatatgtagcaactacagattgcccctttaagtctatgAAAAGTGTACGAGTTTGAGTATGTctccattaggcctatggattaatttttttatcagcatgaattagattgagcaataaaagccccacttctattccataggctgggatccgtaCTATGCAGGTGTAGCAAGAGCACATtattcactggctgtccactggtttgaaaaacaatgattgataggcaacttaaacttcttgaattcaaccattattgggttcaaatacacatttagatttgtgaacagccatccacaacaaccacaatctgtaaggtgcaaatagctaaatgagagagcagcagtgtgattcacatcaatgcgctatgtagttcaataataagtgatatccgtatcgccgtagacgacaccactgctgtcatcctcacctccaagcgtttattcaagatGGATCATCTtgagacatagcttggactgtagcctacaaaagcctattcctgctctgtCCCGCGAtttatcaaacacatttggtgtgtcatcatagtggtctctgacttgtggtcagactcgctcaggtggaacaaacttaaacgtgCACCATTTTCAATACGGATTTGAATGGTATTGAGAAAACAGACAAGTGTCAGAGAAGTGTCaaagaagccactcctgcgttgtcttggctgtgtgcttaaggtcattgtcctgttggaaggtgaaccttcgccccagtctgaggtcctgagtgctctggagcaggatttcatcaaggatctctctgtattttgctcagttcatctttgcctcgatgctgactagtctcccagtccctgacgctgaaaaacatccacacagcatgatgccgccaccaccatgcttcactgcagTGATGGtcacaggtttcctccagacgtgacacttggcattcaggccaaagagttcaatcttgatttcatcaagTCAGAGTCTTTaagtaccttttggcaaactccaagcgggctgtttactgaggagtggcttccgcctggccactaccataaaggcctgattggtggaatgctgcagagatggttgtccttctagaagtttCTCttatttccacagaggaactctagagatcTTTCAGATTCACcatggggttcttggtcacctccctgaccaaggcccttctaccccaattgctcagtttggctgggcagccagctctaggaagagtcttggtggttccaaacttattccatttaagaatgatggaggggaTTTGGGATTTTTCTTGGGGATTtgcaatgctgcagacatttttcggtacccttccccagatctgtgcctcgacacaatcctgtctcgaagcacTACAGACAAATCCTTtggcctcatggcttggtttttgctctgacatgcactgtcaactgtggggcctttccaaatcatgttgaaTTCCAATCAATTTGatttaccaaaggtggactcaaatcaagtagaaacatctcaaggataatcaatggaaacaggatgcacctgagatcaatttcgagactcatagcaaaaggtctgaatagagtatttctgttttttactttgaataaattagcaaaaatatctaaaaacctgttttcactttgtcatgatggggtattgtgtgtagatggcgtagtttaattttaaaaaatctattttagaggctgtaatgtaacaaacatgtggaaaacgtcaaggggtctgaagactttccgaatgcactttatatTGGCAAAAGGATACCTGCCATTTCTTACAAAACATGGAGAGAATTGCTTTTGTGTCTTATTGCTTCAATTCTCTACTCATAGTTGACAGAGCCTACATTGACTGAATTGAATTGTTGATGAAATGAATAGCATTTAGATTCTTGAGTTTCATTTATTGAATAATACTGACAATAAATAAATATGCTGAGATATGAGAAAGTTTGCTTGAAGAAATTGAGACCTTTCTCAAGAGAGCAACACCAGATGTGAATAATCTATTGTTGATAGAATCCTACATTTATTTTCTAACATCTTCgttaatactgtaatatagtcCTGAGTCACATGTCGATAttggtcaggagatggagagtcCCATAACTGATACAGTGAACCAACGCAGTAGTGGTATGTACCAGTACATTTACATATTGCCCCTTTTGGACTTTGATGGACTAGGAGACCAAGTATAATCAGTCCGATTACTGGATCTTCTTGGTGAAGGAGTCCCAGAGAACAGCCAGTTGGGCCTTCAGGTCCTGGGCTAATGGGTCCAGCTTCGTCAGCTTCTCTCCATAGGGGGCCAGGTTCTGATGGACCTCCTGGGTTCTCTGGGTCAGCTGGGTCTGGAAGCTTTGGGTCAGAGGAATCATGCTCCTCTGGAACTCCTCCAGGTTCTGGTCCATTTTCTGCATCAGCTCCTCAGTGTAGGGGCCCAGCTGGGCCTGCAGCTGCTGCACACTCTTCTCCAGGCTTCCCTTCAGCTCCTCACTCTTCTGGAGCAGAGAGGCCTTCAGCGCGTCGGAGTCCAGGGCCTCTGCATAGGTGGTCAcatccctcttcatctcctcaagCTGCCTCTGGAGGTCCGCGTTCAGCTCATCAGAGTAGGGCTGCAGCTTGGCTGTCAAGGCGCTCAGGTCTTTCTCCAGACGAGCCTTCAGCTGCTCAGCCTCCTGGGAAAGCTTGGCCAGCAAGTCCTGAGTCAGAGGAGTCACCTGACCACGCATGGCCACAGTGTACTGGCTCACAGCATCAGCACTCTCTGTGATCATGGTGCTATGGAAACAGCGAGAGAAAGGTCAATACAGAAGCCAAGTCATTCAGGTGAACAAACAGGTAGTTGGTTGAGTAGGTTTCAAACTCtattatattgtgttattttctACATATTGAGACTTACTTGACTTCGTGTGCcacctctgactgtctgatcttcTGCAGGGCATCGTCAGCCGTGAGTGTTGCCTTGGCAACATAGTCCCAGAATGCGTCTTTCACTATGTCCAGCTGTTGCTTAGGCTGGTCCTGCCACAGAACATTGGCATCGCAGCCTGTAGGAGAGACCGTGGATCATTTTATTTACAGTCTAGACGGTGTCTGAGATGAAACGTTTGCATCTGTCattaatataacactagagtgtaACATGATTCATTTTCTACTTTAGTCCTGTAAAAATAAAAGGCTATGTATTGAAAAACATATTCTCCACTCACCAGTGAAAACAGCAAGCGCAAGCACCACGAGGACCTTCATGACCAGGCTATAGGCGTTTCATGGAGAAAAGATTTAAGTCAGTTTCTCATTCATGATATATTGTAGCCTATGTGACTAGAGTCAGCTCGTGACTTACCTGTTTAAGATAGCTTGTGTCTTGACCTTGTGTCTGGTAGTGGGTGTGTACTGCAGGTGTCAGGGCTGGGAGTATATATAGGGGGCGGTGAGTTGGAGTGAAGAACAAAGTCCAGGACTGAGTGCCCTGTTGTATGTCCTCCTGTCACTCCTACTGCCACATCATAACCTCAGTACTCTGGGGACACGTTATGGGGACCAAGTGATCATGCTGAcaccatatatttatatattttacatgtacatttaagtcatttagcagattccTTCattcagagtgacttacagttagttagtgcattcatcttaagaggTGGCAATAAACGCATATCACAGTCATAGAACGTACATTTATCCTCAATGAAGTAGCCATCAGAAAAGGCCAGTATGGGCCATCATAGAGATGTCATGTAATGATAATGTTATTCTGCATAGACTTACTTCATCTAGAGCAATCAAATGGCTCAAGAATTAGTTGATGATAGGTGAAAGCTGATTATTATTCACTTATTTGTATTTCAACTACGTAATGAGGGTTAGTAATgaaaggacacctgctctttccatgacatagactgaccaggtgaatcaggTGAAAGCTAcagtatgatcccttattgatgtcacttgataaatccacttcaatcagtgtagatgaagaggagaagacAGGCTGAAGAAGGATTTTTTAATCATTTTTAATCCATTGAGACATGGatcgtgtatgtgtgccattcaggtgAATGggtgaagtgcctttgaacgtggtatagtagtaggtgccagttgGGTGCCAGTTGCACTGGTTTGAGTGCGTCAAGGACTGAAATACTGCTGGGagtttcacgctcaacagtttcccatgtgtatcaagaatgatccaccacccaaaggacatccagtcaactggacacaactgtgggaagcactggagtcaacatgggccagcatccctgtggaacgctttctacacTTTGTAGATTCCATGCCCCAATAAATGGATGTTATTCCGAGGGCAAAAAggggtgaaactcaatattagtaaggtgttcctaatgttttgtatactcagtataCGTATGGTGACACACACTGATGACTCAGTAGACTCTGAACTTTCATATTGTTATATCATATAAGAGACCATATAAATCAGGTTAATTATGTATGTAGGACTGAAGTCCTCTTGTAGTCAGTGGTATGTCACATAAAGTTGCTTCATGTTTTAAAATGTACTCTAATCTCTAGACAAGGACATAATAAAGGGGTTTATTCCAAAATACATGTCCaatgtacagaaccagtcaaaggtttggatacacctcattccagggtttttctttattttttactattttatacattgtagaataatagtgaagacatcaaaactatgaaataacacatactgtaATCACTGGAATCacatagtaaacaaaaaagtgttaaacaaataaacatattttatatttacatgacagctttgcactcttggcattcactccaccagcttcatgaggtagtcacctgtaatgcacttcaattaacagttgtgccttgttaaaatgcgtttg
The sequence above is drawn from the Oncorhynchus gorbuscha isolate QuinsamMale2020 ecotype Even-year linkage group LG11, OgorEven_v1.0, whole genome shotgun sequence genome and encodes:
- the LOC124047934 gene encoding apolipoprotein A-IV-like yields the protein MKVLVVLALAVFTGCDANVLWQDQPKQQLDIVKDAFWDYVAKATLTADDALQKIRQSEVAHEVNTMITESADAVSQYTVAMRGQVTPLTQDLLAKLSQEAEQLKARLEKDLSALTAKLQPYSDELNADLQRQLEEMKRDVTTYAEALDSDALKASLLQKSEELKGSLEKSVQQLQAQLGPYTEELMQKMDQNLEEFQRSMIPLTQSFQTQLTQRTQEVHQNLAPYGEKLTKLDPLAQDLKAQLAVLWDSFTKKIQ